In Nerophis ophidion isolate RoL-2023_Sa linkage group LG02, RoL_Noph_v1.0, whole genome shotgun sequence, one DNA window encodes the following:
- the calca gene encoding calcitonin/calcitonin-related polypeptide, alpha: MRTMITLKFGTLFLACVLIFCQMYILQAAPSRSREDLITDGVTLSNDDVQKLLRAIREFMQLALDDDHQTADGNSPDRSVSSPDRSVSKRCTGLSTCVLGKLSQDIHKLQTYPRTDVGAGTPGKKRSLAEQYEPYGSTYN, encoded by the exons ATG AGAACCATGATtacactgaaattcgggactctTTTTCTTGCCTGTGTGCTGATCTTCTGTCAAATGTACATCTTACAGGCAGCACCATCTAG AAGTCGGGAAGACCTCATTACAGATGGAGTCACTCTATCCAACGATGATGTGCAGAAGTTACTTAGAGCTATTAGAGAATTTATGCAGCTTGCTTTAGATGATGATCACCAAACAGCTGATGGAAACAG CCCAGATAGATCCGTGTCCAGCCCAGATAGATCCGTGTCAAAGCGCTGCACCGGTTTAAGCACGTGTGTGTTGGGCAAGCTGTCCCAGGACATTCACAAACTCCAAACATACCCTCGCACAGATGTGGGGGCAGGGACACCCGGAAAGAAGAGAAGTCTAGCTGAGCAATATGAACCTTACGGAAGCACGTATAATTGA